From the Acidobacteriota bacterium genome, one window contains:
- a CDS encoding cyclase family protein — MTESILDFDKLRVVDLSKPLDPATEKRRCKLHRHHTFIGGVDGYHAHIDITSHLGTHLEFPYHFRHEWKDGMQLPIENFLGRGILLNLETARPRELIRTEDLEQADRGRIRPGDTVLLDSPFHSTPFVHSPDDQRPDMSEEVGRWFLEKKVKCVGWGDGIAIENHVQGCIACHELLLGNDILLLEVVCNIDQLRAETFMITFTPLPIHGLDSCPVRVVAVEGIPGV, encoded by the coding sequence ATGACCGAGTCCATCCTGGATTTTGACAAGCTGAGAGTCGTTGACCTTTCCAAGCCGCTGGACCCCGCCACCGAGAAGAGGCGATGCAAGCTCCATCGCCACCACACCTTTATCGGCGGGGTGGACGGATACCATGCCCACATCGACATCACCTCCCACCTGGGGACTCACCTGGAGTTTCCCTACCACTTCAGGCACGAGTGGAAGGACGGCATGCAGCTCCCGATCGAGAACTTCCTGGGACGGGGCATCCTGCTGAACCTGGAGACCGCCCGCCCGCGGGAGCTGATCCGGACCGAGGACCTGGAACAGGCGGACCGGGGCCGGATACGGCCGGGGGACACGGTCCTGCTGGATTCTCCCTTTCACAGCACGCCCTTCGTACACTCGCCCGACGACCAGCGCCCTGACATGTCCGAGGAAGTCGGACGCTGGTTTCTGGAAAAGAAGGTCAAGTGCGTCGGCTGGGGCGACGGCATCGCGATCGAAAACCACGTCCAGGGGTGCATCGCCTGTCACGAGTTGCTCCTGGGCAATGACATTCTCCTGCTGGAGGTGGTTTGCAACATCGATCAGCTTCGGGCGGAGACCTTCATGATCACCTTCACCCCCCTGCCCATTCATGGCCTGGACTCCTGTCCGGTACGGGTGGTGGCAGTGGAGGGGATTCCGGGAGTCTAG
- a CDS encoding Gfo/Idh/MocA family oxidoreductase, with amino-acid sequence MIRRDFMRSALTLGAASGTGLSLGTATLSAAKKTSKPKYRAGVVGLGWTGVLYDVAKRDGSHRQGPWWDPAYKVEDTRRITPEVDVHRKFHHHDHPGFEGLPSSYAEALWDRPEVELVAGAERDVDRLKIFGDRYGIKALYTDALEMYEKEALDIVAVCTNTKGRAFLTVKAAEAGAKAIFTEKPMAFTLEEADRMVKVCADRGIPLSCGAITTTHPSFAKAKELVTGGAIGEVTSIEARGASAQHQNWSYFLDSPPAWVSATGDPPRRPGGSTEFGGQGMLVAENGQVVHFRKGAPGVRISGTKGEIQFSFRPGWQLFQEVTPPGGRKQMVEMPWPAPRFIPPYGAVYSLDDLMRCLAGEMDEPKNSGRRVATAIEVEVALKQSSAQGGARVSLPLEDRSLGLLYDWFR; translated from the coding sequence ATGATTCGACGCGACTTCATGAGGTCTGCCCTGACCCTTGGGGCTGCCTCCGGGACCGGTCTCTCTCTGGGGACGGCAACCCTGTCGGCGGCCAAGAAGACCTCCAAGCCAAAGTATCGGGCCGGCGTGGTTGGCCTGGGATGGACGGGGGTCCTCTATGACGTCGCCAAACGGGACGGTTCACACCGCCAGGGCCCCTGGTGGGATCCGGCCTACAAAGTGGAGGACACCCGGCGCATTACCCCCGAGGTGGATGTCCACCGCAAGTTCCACCACCACGACCATCCGGGCTTCGAGGGATTGCCCTCCTCCTATGCCGAGGCTCTGTGGGATCGTCCCGAAGTCGAGCTGGTGGCCGGGGCCGAGCGGGATGTGGACCGCCTGAAGATTTTCGGGGATCGCTACGGCATCAAGGCCCTCTACACCGACGCCCTGGAAATGTACGAAAAGGAGGCGCTGGACATCGTGGCCGTCTGCACCAACACCAAGGGTCGGGCCTTCCTGACGGTCAAGGCTGCCGAGGCCGGAGCCAAGGCCATCTTCACCGAGAAGCCCATGGCCTTCACCCTGGAAGAGGCCGACCGCATGGTGAAGGTCTGCGCCGACCGGGGGATCCCCCTTTCCTGCGGAGCCATCACCACCACCCACCCCTCTTTCGCCAAGGCCAAGGAACTGGTGACCGGCGGCGCCATCGGTGAGGTGACCTCCATTGAAGCCAGAGGCGCCAGCGCCCAGCACCAGAACTGGTCCTACTTTCTGGACAGCCCGCCGGCCTGGGTGAGCGCCACGGGAGACCCGCCCCGCCGTCCCGGCGGCAGCACCGAGTTTGGCGGCCAGGGCATGCTGGTGGCGGAGAACGGACAGGTGGTCCACTTCAGAAAAGGGGCCCCGGGTGTGAGGATCAGCGGGACCAAGGGCGAAATCCAGTTCAGTTTCCGCCCCGGCTGGCAGTTGTTTCAGGAAGTGACTCCGCCCGGAGGCAGAAAGCAGATGGTGGAAATGCCCTGGCCGGCGCCTCGGTTCATTCCCCCTTATGGAGCGGTTTACAGCCTGGACGACCTGATGAGGTGCCTGGCCGGAGAGATGGATGAACCCAAGAACTCCGGCCGGCGGGTGGCCACCGCCATCGAGGTCGAAGTCGCCCTCAAGCAGTCCTCGGCCCAGGGCGGCGCCCGGGTCTCCCTGCCGCTCGAGGATCGGTCCCTGGGCCTGCTCTACGACTGGTTCCGTTAG
- a CDS encoding sodium:solute symporter family protein, whose product MLGLQALDWAILILYICIVAYLGLFLGARKTRSLGDFFIAGGSWGKLPAFLFNFSSALAGAEAVVVSAAAYRSGLSGIWLWWSQLFATPMYYLFSVVYKRARVFNMAEFFELRFGPGVATLYSVLGLLISVNFIGIFITGGGKVLAAITTLSVDSAVLICCTLVALYVATGGAMSSLLTDLFQGILCLVVLSFGLLPFLWKAAGGLDALAALPDATWSLQSVEIPWTYVIALLFSGAVGSVVAPNILTWIAIARDERTGTQCGWAHVWKRLITILFALYGILFAIYYPGLEDPELAWGTLMKSLLPAGVLGLLVASFAAALMSSVDTFATTTSGLVVDYLYRKRLFRARSPRFYITHARIWGFIAVFLGYVTTRFLENIIQYIELGWSLISFISVPLYFGLVWRRANRQALWAGVTTGALLFLWLKVWLQASFEYTVFIPTLACTLVTWLVSLRTPPEDETLLNRFYAILSTPVGQDEKLRQAGIQLPAMAGTDAAQPPAPDPEKIGELYRFYARDKIYGSSSTIELRREAGLQWFYRGFVSITLWCLGLIGAALAFSWWMQS is encoded by the coding sequence ATGCTGGGACTGCAGGCCCTGGACTGGGCCATCCTGATCCTCTACATCTGTATCGTGGCCTACCTGGGACTCTTCCTGGGCGCCAGGAAGACCCGATCCCTGGGCGATTTCTTTATTGCCGGCGGATCCTGGGGCAAGCTGCCGGCCTTTCTCTTCAACTTCAGCTCGGCCTTGGCCGGGGCCGAAGCGGTGGTGGTCAGCGCCGCCGCCTACCGCAGCGGGCTGTCGGGCATCTGGCTCTGGTGGTCCCAGTTGTTCGCCACGCCCATGTACTACCTCTTCTCGGTGGTCTACAAGCGGGCCCGAGTCTTCAACATGGCCGAATTCTTCGAGCTGCGCTTCGGTCCCGGCGTAGCCACCCTCTATTCGGTCCTGGGACTGCTCATCTCGGTCAACTTCATCGGCATCTTCATCACCGGAGGGGGAAAAGTCCTGGCGGCCATCACCACCCTCTCGGTGGACTCGGCCGTGCTGATCTGCTGCACCCTGGTGGCCCTCTACGTGGCCACCGGCGGCGCCATGTCGTCCCTGCTGACCGATCTCTTTCAGGGCATCCTCTGCCTGGTGGTGCTGAGCTTCGGCCTCCTGCCCTTCCTCTGGAAAGCGGCCGGCGGGCTGGACGCCCTGGCGGCCCTGCCCGACGCGACCTGGTCGCTGCAGTCTGTGGAGATCCCCTGGACCTATGTGATCGCGCTGCTCTTTTCCGGCGCGGTGGGCTCGGTGGTGGCACCCAACATCCTGACCTGGATCGCCATTGCCCGCGACGAGAGGACAGGCACCCAGTGCGGCTGGGCCCACGTCTGGAAGCGGCTCATCACCATCCTCTTCGCCCTTTACGGCATTCTCTTCGCCATCTACTATCCCGGCCTGGAAGACCCGGAACTGGCCTGGGGGACGCTGATGAAGTCGCTGCTGCCCGCCGGAGTGCTGGGACTGCTGGTGGCCAGCTTTGCCGCCGCCCTGATGTCCTCGGTGGACACCTTCGCCACCACCACCTCGGGGCTGGTGGTCGACTACCTCTACCGGAAGCGGCTCTTCCGCGCTCGCTCGCCGCGCTTCTACATCACCCATGCCCGGATCTGGGGGTTCATCGCCGTCTTCCTGGGATACGTCACCACCCGCTTTCTGGAGAACATCATTCAATACATCGAGTTGGGCTGGTCGCTGATTTCCTTCATCTCGGTTCCCCTCTACTTCGGCCTGGTATGGAGACGCGCCAATCGCCAGGCGCTCTGGGCCGGGGTGACGACCGGCGCCCTGCTGTTCCTGTGGCTCAAGGTGTGGCTGCAGGCCTCCTTCGAGTACACCGTCTTCATCCCCACGCTGGCTTGCACCCTGGTCACCTGGCTGGTCAGCCTTCGCACGCCCCCGGAAGACGAGACCTTGCTCAACCGCTTCTACGCCATCCTGAGCACCCCGGTGGGCCAGGACGAGAAACTGCGCCAGGCCGGCATTCAACTGCCGGCCATGGCCGGTACGGATGCCGCTCAACCTCCGGCGCCGGACCCGGAGAAGATCGGTGAGCTCTACCGGTTCTACGCCCGGGACA